One genomic segment of Aliarcobacter cibarius includes these proteins:
- the trpS gene encoding tryptophan--tRNA ligase, translating to MRILSGIQPSGTIHIGNYFGMVKKMIESQNDGELFAFIASYHALTSVKDKEFLEKNSYEAAINFLALGMDPEKSTFWIQHDVKEVLELYWILSNHTSMGLLERAHSYKDKTARGLVASHGLFSYPVLMAADILLFDSNIVPVGKDQIQHVEMTRDIATSFNHAYKKEILTLPVAKVDEEVATVLGTDGAKMSKSYNNTIDMFTTSKQRKKQVMSIVTDSKELDEPKEWENCNIYNISKLFMNEDELKDLQKRYITPGEGYGHFKLTLLEKIEQYFKPYEEKREYFAANPKKVREILEFGAQKARKIASEKIKEIRDIVGLI from the coding sequence TTGAGAATTTTATCAGGAATTCAACCTTCAGGAACTATTCATATAGGAAACTATTTTGGAATGGTAAAAAAGATGATAGAGTCACAAAATGATGGTGAACTATTTGCTTTTATTGCTTCATACCATGCACTAACAAGTGTTAAAGATAAAGAATTTTTAGAAAAAAACTCTTATGAGGCAGCAATTAACTTTTTAGCTCTTGGTATGGACCCAGAAAAATCAACTTTTTGGATCCAACATGATGTAAAAGAGGTTTTAGAATTGTACTGGATTTTATCAAATCATACTTCTATGGGATTACTTGAAAGAGCACACTCATATAAAGACAAAACTGCAAGAGGATTAGTTGCTAGCCATGGTCTTTTTTCTTATCCCGTTTTAATGGCCGCAGATATTTTACTATTTGATTCAAATATAGTTCCTGTTGGAAAAGATCAAATTCAACATGTTGAAATGACAAGAGATATAGCAACTTCATTTAATCATGCATATAAAAAAGAGATACTTACTCTTCCTGTTGCAAAAGTAGATGAAGAAGTTGCAACAGTTCTTGGAACTGATGGTGCGAAAATGTCAAAATCATATAACAATACAATTGATATGTTTACAACTTCTAAACAAAGAAAAAAACAAGTTATGAGTATAGTAACTGATTCAAAAGAATTGGATGAGCCTAAAGAGTGGGAAAATTGTAATATCTATAATATTTCAAAACTATTTATGAATGAAGATGAATTAAAAGATTTACAAAAAAGATATATAACTCCTGGTGAAGGGTATGGACATTTCAAACTTACACTTCTTGAAAAAATAGAACAATATTTCAAGCCTTATGAAGAAAAAAGAGAATATTTTGCTGCAAATCCTAAAAAAGTAAGAGAAATTTTAGAATTTGGTGCACAAAAAGCAAGAAAAATTGCAAGTGAAAAAATAAAAGAAATTAGAGATATAGTAGGTTTAATTTAA
- a CDS encoding SdiA-regulated domain-containing protein produces the protein MYKKFLLFFIIFCPFLFSIIHYTDIDDKLVFRIFHTQKDNLINDIEFNYKVKVIEEIPNNLSGITFNENINTLFVITNSPRDIYELDKNGEVLRKIDLKGFRDTEDITYIKENIFAILDEELSSIFIVEIDNDTKVVHRENSLKEFNLDYRYFENFGLEGISYDKVEDEFYIVNERSPKKIISIKGFMTDSNIKIKDKEELEFNNVYLSDFSAIHYDEVMRRFYILSDESKILGRVDEQIDFSKYLDLSNNKISSQMTNPEGITKDKEGNIYIVGEPNLFLSIKRDKVLN, from the coding sequence ATGTACAAGAAATTTTTACTATTTTTTATAATTTTTTGTCCTTTTCTTTTTTCTATAATTCATTATACAGATATTGATGATAAGTTGGTATTTAGGATTTTTCATACTCAGAAAGATAATTTAATTAATGATATAGAATTTAATTATAAGGTTAAAGTTATTGAAGAAATACCAAATAATCTTTCAGGAATTACCTTCAATGAGAATATCAATACTCTTTTTGTTATAACTAATTCACCAAGAGATATTTATGAATTAGATAAAAATGGAGAGGTTTTAAGAAAAATAGATTTAAAAGGGTTTAGAGATACAGAAGACATAACATATATAAAAGAGAATATATTTGCTATTTTGGATGAAGAATTAAGTTCTATTTTTATAGTAGAAATAGATAATGATACAAAAGTTGTTCATAGAGAAAATTCATTAAAAGAATTTAATCTTGATTATAGATATTTTGAAAACTTTGGTTTGGAAGGTATAAGTTATGATAAAGTTGAAGATGAATTTTATATTGTAAATGAGAGAAGTCCTAAAAAAATAATCTCCATAAAAGGTTTTATGACAGATTCAAATATAAAAATAAAAGATAAAGAAGAACTAGAGTTTAATAATGTTTATTTATCAGATTTTTCAGCAATACATTATGATGAAGTTATGAGAAGATTTTATATTTTAAGTGATGAAAGTAAAATTCTTGGAAGAGTTGATGAACAAATAGATTTTAGTAAATATTTAGATTTAAGCAACAACAAAATATCTTCACAAATGACAAATCCAGAAGGAATAACTAAAGATAAAGAGGGAAATATTTATATAGTAGGTGAACCTAATTTATTTTTGAGTATAAAAAGAGATAAGGTTTTAAATTAA
- a CDS encoding class I SAM-dependent DNA methyltransferase has translation MKNLDLYAKIEPYLDLEEATYTLHKEFMRFIMENSLDNILDIGCGRGYFLENLRINGLNYLGIDNSLEQIKVCKDKSLNAENLELKKIDQIFDCTVAIFDVVNFVEKQKIEEFFKNIYSLLNKNGYFLFDINTLFAFENIAQGSINIDLEDSFIAINSDFIDSKLITNFFLFEKEEDNKFVKNEGLISQEYYKTNYLEKILKNVGFEIVEKRDLFLYTNNKADKKMFICKKI, from the coding sequence ATGAAAAATTTAGATTTATATGCAAAAATAGAACCTTATTTAGATTTAGAAGAGGCTACATATACTTTACATAAAGAGTTTATGAGATTTATAATGGAAAACTCTTTAGACAATATTTTAGATATTGGTTGTGGTAGAGGTTACTTCTTAGAAAATTTACGAATAAATGGGCTGAACTATTTAGGAATTGATAATAGTTTAGAACAAATAAAGGTTTGTAAAGACAAAAGCCTAAATGCAGAAAATTTAGAATTAAAAAAAATTGATCAAATTTTTGATTGTACTGTTGCTATTTTTGATGTTGTGAATTTTGTAGAAAAACAAAAAATAGAAGAGTTTTTTAAAAATATCTATTCTCTTTTAAATAAAAATGGATATTTTTTATTCGATATAAATACACTTTTTGCCTTTGAAAATATTGCTCAAGGAAGTATAAATATTGATTTAGAAGATAGTTTTATCGCTATAAATTCAGATTTCATTGATTCTAAGCTTATTACAAATTTTTTCTTATTTGAAAAAGAAGAAGATAATAAATTTGTAAAGAATGAAGGCTTGATTTCACAAGAATATTATAAAACTAATTATTTAGAAAAAATACTAAAAAATGTTGGTTTTGAGATTGTTGAAAAAAGAGATCTTTTTTTATATACAAATAATAAAGCTGATAAAAAAATGTTTATTTGTAAAAAGATTTAA
- the hisG gene encoding ATP phosphoribosyltransferase, which translates to MLTIALPKGRIADETLDRFEKAFGEKFVFEDRKLILQKSGFKFLNVRNQDVPTYVMHGAADLGVVGLDVLEEKEYDLIKLLDLKLGKCKVAFGLRAGETLNFDKSKITIATKHEKITKKYFEEKAMAVEIIKLYGSIELAPLVGLCDCIVDIVETGETMKQNGLEVGPTIMQSSAHLIANKNSFYAKKDAIFDLKDRIEKYL; encoded by the coding sequence ATGCTAACGATTGCATTGCCTAAGGGAAGAATTGCTGATGAGACTCTTGATAGATTTGAAAAAGCTTTTGGTGAAAAGTTTGTTTTTGAAGATAGAAAACTAATATTGCAAAAAAGTGGTTTTAAATTTTTAAATGTAAGAAATCAAGATGTACCAACTTATGTAATGCATGGAGCCGCTGATTTGGGTGTTGTTGGACTTGATGTATTAGAAGAAAAAGAGTACGATTTAATCAAACTTTTGGATTTAAAATTAGGAAAATGTAAAGTTGCTTTTGGACTCAGAGCTGGAGAAACTTTGAATTTTGATAAAAGTAAAATAACAATTGCAACAAAACATGAAAAAATAACAAAAAAATATTTTGAAGAAAAAGCAATGGCAGTTGAGATTATCAAACTTTATGGATCAATCGAGTTAGCACCACTGGTTGGTCTTTGTGATTGTATTGTTGATATAGTTGAAACTGGTGAAACTATGAAACAAAACGGACTAGAAGTTGGACCTACTATTATGCAGAGTAGCGCACATTTAATAGCAAATAAAAACTCTTTTTATGCAAAAAAAGATGCAATATTTGATTTAAAAGATAGAATAGAAAAATATTTATAA
- a CDS encoding type III pantothenate kinase codes for MILCDIGNTSTKFFINDEIKNYYKNDEIPSFEEEIFYISVNEKAKVKLLEKNPQAKDLSSFITFKTSYIGMGIDRAVACCFQKNAVIVDAGSAITVDIIENSVHKGGFILLGINSFVKSYENISEKLKVDFEKNINLDKIPLQTKDAILYALIKSIILPIKEICKDKNIIFTGGDGEFLSSFFKNSQYKKDLIFENMKRIIDANDCIA; via the coding sequence TTGATTTTATGTGATATTGGAAATACAAGTACAAAATTTTTTATAAATGATGAAATAAAAAATTATTATAAAAATGATGAAATTCCAAGCTTTGAAGAAGAAATTTTTTATATAAGTGTAAATGAAAAAGCAAAAGTTAAGCTACTTGAAAAAAATCCTCAAGCAAAAGATTTAAGTTCTTTTATAACTTTTAAAACTTCTTATATTGGCATGGGAATTGATAGAGCTGTTGCTTGTTGTTTTCAAAAAAATGCAGTTATAGTTGATGCTGGAAGTGCTATTACGGTTGATATTATTGAAAACTCTGTTCATAAGGGTGGTTTTATACTTCTTGGTATAAATAGTTTTGTAAAAAGTTATGAAAATATTTCAGAAAAATTAAAAGTAGATTTTGAAAAAAATATTAATTTAGATAAAATACCGCTTCAAACAAAAGATGCTATTTTATACGCTTTGATTAAATCTATCATTTTACCAATAAAAGAGATTTGTAAAGATAAAAATATAATATTTACAGGCGGAGATGGAGAATTTTTATCTTCATTTTTCAAAAATAGCCAATATAAAAAAGATTTAATATTTGAAAATATGAAAAGGATAATAGATGCTAACGATTGCATTGCCTAA